The following are from one region of the Orenia metallireducens genome:
- a CDS encoding DUF3343 domain-containing protein, which yields MGLNNEYNLLVFNSTHHALAAERVLKEEGYKIMLVPVLAEITADCGMAIRINTNSNPLEILKNHKVEVAGYYRVTKKNLEKKIIRLNK from the coding sequence ATGGGCTTAAATAATGAATATAATTTGTTAGTCTTCAATTCTACTCATCATGCTTTAGCAGCTGAAAGGGTTTTAAAAGAAGAGGGGTATAAGATTATGCTGGTACCTGTCTTAGCAGAGATTACTGCTGATTGTGGAATGGCAATTAGAATCAATACTAATTCTAACCCTTTAGAAATATTAAAGAACCATAAGGTAGAGGTAGCAGGTTATTATAGGGTAACAAAGAAGAATCTAGAAAAGAAGATAATAAGATTAAATAAATAG
- a CDS encoding methyl-accepting chemotaxis protein encodes MKLGIGQISAGSQEASALSQEAASKTEIGSASLGDAILKMEEINDSVKVGVGAINQLVGNSNEIGDIVKMINDIASQTNLLALNAAIEAARAGEKGRGFAVVAEEIRILSRNTSQATDKIRDLINETQVTSRKSLEAVTDVEEKALTGKNVIENAGSVFRDIENCIVDAAANIQASSDDAQGLVVVGEEVESGANDIAVMSQKLRLSSRELMSLAEGLKSSVDGFTV; translated from the coding sequence ATGAAGCTTGGTATCGGTCAGATTTCGGCTGGAAGCCAAGAGGCTAGCGCTCTTTCCCAAGAGGCTGCTTCTAAAACTGAGATTGGTAGTGCTAGCTTAGGAGATGCTATTTTAAAGATGGAAGAGATAAATGACTCTGTAAAAGTAGGAGTTGGAGCTATCAATCAATTGGTGGGTAATTCTAATGAGATAGGTGATATTGTGAAGATGATTAATGATATTGCTTCTCAAACAAATCTATTGGCTTTAAATGCAGCTATAGAAGCGGCTCGTGCTGGTGAAAAGGGGCGAGGTTTTGCAGTTGTTGCAGAAGAGATTCGGATCTTGTCCCGCAATACTAGTCAGGCGACCGATAAGATTAGAGATTTGATAAATGAAACTCAAGTTACTTCTAGAAAGAGTCTAGAAGCTGTAACTGATGTTGAAGAGAAGGCTTTAACTGGTAAGAATGTTATTGAAAATGCGGGAAGTGTTTTTAGGGATATAGAAAATTGCATCGTTGATGCAGCCGCTAATATTCAAGCTTCTTCAGATGATGCTCAAGGATTAGTTGTTGTAGGTGAAGAAGTTGAGAGTGGTGCTAATGATATTGCTGTTATGTCTCAAAAGCTTAGATTATCATCTCGAGAATTAATGTCTTTGGCAGAAGGATTAAAGAGTTCTGTAGATGGTTTTACTGTTTAA
- the nifH gene encoding nitrogenase iron protein — translation MRQVAIYGKGGIGKSTTTQNLTSALAEMGKELMVVGCDPKADSTRMLLGGMDQKTVLDTLREEGQDIELDDIMRRGTDFSNIRCVESGGPEPGVGCAGRGIITSISMLESLGAYTDELDYVFYDVLGDVVCGGFAMPIREGKAQEIYIVASGELMAMYAANNICKGIKKYAESGGVRLGGIICNSRKVDGELELLEAFAKELGSQLIHFVPRDNIVQRAEINRKVVIAYDPESGQADEYRSLAKAIDDNEMFVIPTPMEQEELESLMMEHGILEL, via the coding sequence ATGAGACAGGTAGCTATTTATGGAAAAGGTGGTATTGGTAAGTCAACTACGACTCAGAACTTAACATCAGCATTGGCAGAGATGGGTAAAGAGCTTATGGTAGTTGGATGTGATCCTAAAGCTGATTCTACAAGAATGTTATTAGGAGGAATGGATCAGAAGACGGTATTGGATACTTTAAGAGAAGAAGGTCAAGATATTGAGTTAGATGATATCATGAGAAGAGGTACAGATTTTAGTAATATCCGTTGTGTAGAATCAGGTGGACCAGAACCTGGAGTAGGATGTGCAGGGCGTGGAATTATTACTTCTATCAGTATGTTAGAAAGTTTAGGAGCTTATACAGATGAATTAGATTATGTATTTTATGATGTATTAGGAGATGTTGTTTGTGGTGGATTTGCGATGCCAATTCGTGAAGGAAAGGCTCAAGAGATTTATATCGTAGCAAGTGGAGAGTTAATGGCGATGTATGCGGCTAACAATATCTGTAAAGGTATCAAGAAATATGCTGAATCAGGTGGAGTAAGATTAGGAGGAATCATTTGTAATAGTCGTAAGGTAGATGGAGAACTTGAATTATTAGAGGCTTTTGCTAAAGAGTTAGGAAGTCAATTAATTCACTTTGTTCCAAGAGATAATATTGTTCAAAGAGCAGAGATCAACAGAAAGGTAGTTATCGCTTATGATCCAGAGTCTGGTCAGGCAGATGAATATAGATCTTTGGCTAAAGCAATTGATGATAATGAAATGTTTGTAATTCCAACTCCTATGGAACAAGAAGAATTAGAATCATTGATGATGGAACATGGTATTTTAGAATTGTAA
- a CDS encoding P-II family nitrogen regulator → MKMVRSIVRPEKVNEILAEVSDAGFPAVTKIDVAGRGKQRGVKVGDIHYDELPKEMLLMVVNDEDVDDLVKIIIRTAKTGEGNFGDGKIFVSEVEEAYTISTGKKGL, encoded by the coding sequence ATGAAGATGGTAAGATCAATTGTAAGACCTGAGAAGGTTAATGAGATATTAGCAGAAGTAAGTGATGCAGGATTTCCAGCTGTTACTAAGATTGATGTAGCAGGTAGAGGTAAGCAAAGAGGTGTTAAAGTAGGAGATATCCATTATGATGAGCTACCTAAAGAGATGTTATTAATGGTAGTAAATGATGAGGATGTAGATGATTTAGTTAAAATTATCATTAGAACTGCTAAAACTGGTGAAGGTAACTTTGGAGATGGAAAGATATTTGTAAGTGAAGTTGAAGAGGCTTACACAATCAGTACTGGTAAAAAAGGCTTATAA
- a CDS encoding P-II family nitrogen regulator, whose product MKEVMAIVRMNMINKTKKALSAEGFDSMTCRKVYGRGKKKVDYELINSLLSGAEIESPEVAEAVSEGHRLVPKRLITLIVNDDDVEKVVNTIISVNKSGNAGDGKVFVIPVTGAARVRTGEMGEEAI is encoded by the coding sequence ATGAAGGAAGTTATGGCTATTGTTCGAATGAACATGATTAATAAGACCAAAAAAGCTCTTTCTGCAGAAGGTTTTGACTCAATGACTTGCCGTAAGGTTTATGGTAGGGGTAAGAAGAAGGTTGATTATGAGTTGATTAATTCACTATTATCTGGAGCGGAGATAGAATCTCCAGAGGTGGCTGAAGCAGTATCTGAAGGGCATCGTTTGGTTCCAAAAAGGTTAATTACATTAATAGTTAACGATGATGATGTAGAAAAGGTAGTTAATACTATCATTAGTGTCAATAAAAGTGGTAATGCAGGGGATGGTAAGGTATTTGTTATTCCGGTAACTGGAGCTGCAAGAGTAAGAACAGGAGAGATGGGAGAAGAGGCTATATAA